A region from the Salidesulfovibrio onnuriiensis genome encodes:
- the secD gene encoding protein translocase subunit SecD produces MQSLRWRIIIALTVLVLGLAYMLPSLPGVQGSSLAKFLPGDSINLGLDLKGGIHLTLGVDLDTALENNLDRIGDDLKAVAKEDDIYLLRPTVMPGDKIQAILLKKEQQEAFEEIVKKNFESLKIDGTEAMDDGRVRYVFGITTEYRKYFTKMTMEQAIKTIRNRIDQFGVAEPDIRRQEGNRIQIQLPGIQDPERAIKLIGRTAHLEFKLVDETANPQGALPPGSAIYQMQRRLANGTYAESPIVLKKDTVLTGEFITNAYVSYDRNVPYVGINFDNKGSRIFERLTGDNVGKRMAIVLDGKVYSAPTIQDKISGGRASITGHFTDEEARDLAVVLRAGSLPAPINILEQRTVGPSLGQESIDKGIQSAYIGMIAVLVFMVIYYGIAGAIADLVLVLNIMLIMAGLAAFGATLTLPGIAGIILTIGMAVDANVIIFERIREELRRGLTARAAIDEGYGKATLTIFDANVTTVIAAVILYNFGTGPIRGFAVTLTLGIITSMFTAIFVSRILFDAYVKNRADSTKLSI; encoded by the coding sequence ATGCAGAGTCTGCGCTGGAGAATCATCATCGCCCTGACAGTCCTGGTACTGGGTCTGGCATACATGCTGCCGTCCCTTCCCGGAGTGCAGGGGTCCTCGCTCGCCAAATTTTTGCCCGGCGACAGCATCAATCTCGGTCTTGACCTCAAAGGCGGTATCCACCTGACGCTCGGCGTCGACCTGGACACGGCCCTGGAGAACAATCTCGACCGCATCGGCGACGACCTCAAGGCCGTTGCCAAGGAAGACGACATCTATCTGCTTCGCCCGACCGTAATGCCCGGCGACAAGATCCAGGCCATACTGCTCAAGAAAGAGCAGCAGGAAGCCTTTGAAGAAATCGTCAAAAAGAACTTCGAATCCTTGAAGATCGACGGCACCGAAGCCATGGATGACGGTCGAGTCCGCTACGTGTTCGGCATCACCACCGAATACCGGAAGTATTTCACCAAGATGACCATGGAACAGGCCATCAAGACCATCCGCAACCGCATTGACCAGTTCGGCGTGGCCGAACCGGACATCCGCCGCCAGGAAGGCAACCGCATCCAGATCCAGCTGCCCGGCATCCAGGATCCGGAACGGGCCATCAAGCTCATCGGCCGCACCGCGCACCTGGAATTCAAGCTGGTGGATGAAACCGCCAACCCGCAGGGAGCGCTTCCCCCGGGCAGCGCGATCTACCAGATGCAGCGCAGGCTGGCCAACGGCACCTATGCGGAATCGCCCATCGTGCTGAAAAAGGACACCGTGCTCACCGGCGAGTTCATCACCAACGCCTATGTCAGCTACGACCGCAACGTCCCCTATGTCGGCATCAACTTCGACAACAAGGGTTCCCGCATCTTCGAACGCCTGACCGGCGACAACGTGGGCAAGCGCATGGCTATCGTCCTGGACGGCAAGGTCTATTCCGCGCCCACCATCCAGGACAAAATCAGCGGCGGACGCGCCAGCATCACGGGCCACTTCACCGACGAAGAAGCCCGCGACCTGGCTGTGGTGCTCCGCGCCGGTTCGCTGCCCGCGCCCATCAACATCCTTGAACAGAGGACCGTCGGTCCCTCCCTGGGCCAGGAATCCATCGACAAGGGTATCCAGTCCGCATACATCGGCATGATCGCCGTGCTCGTGTTCATGGTCATCTACTACGGCATCGCCGGCGCCATCGCCGACCTGGTGCTCGTGCTGAACATCATGCTCATCATGGCGGGTCTGGCCGCATTCGGCGCAACCCTGACCCTGCCGGGCATCGCGGGTATCATCCTGACCATCGGTATGGCCGTGGACGCCAACGTCATCATCTTCGAGCGCATCCGCGAGGAGCTCAGGCGAGGCCTGACCGCCCGCGCCGCGATCGACGAAGGATACGGCAAGGCAACCCTGACCATCTTCGACGCCAACGTGACCACGGTCATCGCGGCAGTCATTCTCTACAACTTCGGTACCGGCCCCATCCGCGGCTTTGCCGTGACCCTGACGCTGGGCATCATCACTTCCATGTTCACGGCCATCTTCGTGTCGCGAATCCTGTTTGACGCCTACGTGAAAAACCGAGCCGATAGCACCAAGCTGAGCATCTAG
- a CDS encoding adenylate kinase → MNILIFGPNGSGKGTQGNIAKDKYHLDHIESGAIFRKHIGGGTELGMKAKEYINKGELVPDDITIPMVLDVLSGSTEGWLLDGFPRSLVQGEKLWDALQKDGVKLDYVIEIKLPREIAKARIMGRRLCENNPNHPNNVGIPAISPDGDKCRVCGGALSAREDDQDEEAINKRHDIYYDENTGTMAACNFYKNMKDGGFKYIELNGEDSIDAIKEYLISQLA, encoded by the coding sequence ATGAACATTCTTATTTTTGGGCCCAACGGCAGCGGCAAGGGCACGCAGGGCAACATTGCCAAGGACAAGTACCACCTGGATCACATCGAATCCGGCGCCATTTTCCGCAAGCACATCGGCGGCGGCACCGAACTCGGCATGAAAGCCAAGGAGTACATCAACAAGGGCGAACTCGTTCCCGACGACATCACCATCCCCATGGTGCTCGACGTTCTGTCCGGCTCCACCGAAGGTTGGCTGCTGGATGGCTTCCCCCGCTCCCTGGTTCAGGGCGAAAAGCTGTGGGACGCTCTGCAGAAGGACGGCGTGAAGCTTGACTACGTCATCGAAATCAAGCTGCCCCGCGAAATCGCCAAGGCCCGCATCATGGGTCGCCGTCTGTGCGAAAACAACCCCAACCACCCGAACAACGTCGGCATCCCGGCCATCTCTCCCGATGGCGACAAGTGTCGCGTCTGCGGTGGCGCTCTCTCCGCTCGTGAAGACGACCAGGATGAAGAAGCAATCAACAAGCGTCACGACATCTACTATGATGAAAACACTGGAACCATGGCTGCCTGCAACTTCTACAAGAACATGAAGGACGGCGGTTTCAAATATATTGAGCTGAACGGCGAAGATTCCATCGACGCCATCAAGGAATATCTCATTTCCCAGCTCGCCTAG
- a CDS encoding helix-turn-helix domain-containing protein: MDTEKIIRALKGMLGDGLSPGMTSIPHMGLLSAVRAHRLHSVALQQSAVIIILSGRKRVFLGEETTTLGEGDVFLYPAMVETTIENIPATASGQYMALCLSYTESMIADVVAGQLDTPNGHPLSLEALCARCSPSAESSLVHLIEMTAAHPNNEQLISLCLKEFLLLMAEDTNCLPLFWRSMTTWTARCAGLIGIEPDRKWTSQEIAGKLNVSDRSLRRHLQEEGSSLRDIIQEVRISNGLALLQTGGLTVGEAAYRCGYSSASRFSGLFKERFGVSPSDVLRYKAKPGHPLAESV; this comes from the coding sequence ATGGATACGGAAAAAATCATACGGGCGCTTAAAGGCATGCTCGGGGACGGTCTGTCCCCGGGGATGACCTCCATCCCGCACATGGGACTGCTTTCCGCGGTCAGGGCGCACCGGCTTCACTCGGTGGCCCTGCAGCAATCCGCCGTCATCATCATTCTGAGCGGCCGCAAACGCGTCTTCCTCGGCGAGGAAACCACCACCCTCGGGGAGGGTGACGTCTTCCTGTATCCGGCAATGGTGGAGACGACCATCGAGAACATCCCGGCCACGGCGTCAGGCCAATACATGGCCCTGTGCCTGAGCTACACGGAATCCATGATCGCGGACGTCGTCGCCGGCCAACTGGATACCCCCAACGGCCACCCCCTGTCCCTGGAAGCGCTGTGCGCCCGGTGCAGTCCCTCGGCCGAATCCTCGCTAGTCCATCTCATCGAGATGACTGCCGCCCACCCTAACAACGAACAGCTCATTTCCCTGTGCCTCAAGGAATTCCTGCTGCTCATGGCGGAAGACACCAACTGCCTGCCGTTGTTCTGGCGGTCCATGACCACATGGACGGCAAGATGCGCCGGACTCATCGGCATTGAACCGGACCGCAAATGGACCTCGCAGGAAATTGCCGGCAAGCTGAACGTCAGCGACCGCTCCCTGCGCAGGCACCTGCAAGAGGAGGGGAGCAGCCTGCGCGACATCATACAGGAAGTGAGGATCAGCAACGGCCTTGCCCTGTTGCAAACAGGCGGGCTCACGGTGGGCGAGGCGGCCTACAGGTGCGGCTACAGTTCCGCCTCCCGTTTTTCCGGCCTTTTCAAGGAACGGTTCGGGGTCAGCCCGAGCGATGTCCTGCGCTACAAGGCCAAACCAGGGCACCCTTTGGCCGAATCCGTATAA
- a CDS encoding precorrin-2 dehydrogenase/sirohydrochlorin ferrochelatase family protein: MRYYPVFLNLEKKHCLVVGAGEVGRRKAQSLLDSGAGGVTVIDTADPGRDMAWLLECGKVRFERREFRESDLDGVFMVIASTSNHEVNQRIGALCDERGILCNIADLPEQCSFIVPASIRRGDLTVAISTAGSSPALAKRIRRELQESFGDEYAQLLSIMGALRPMMLGLGLETKENTAVFRQLANSNLLEVLASGDLDAAAEILKETLPPSLHDNIPELLNGIV; encoded by the coding sequence ATGCGTTACTACCCCGTGTTCCTCAACCTGGAAAAGAAGCACTGCCTTGTGGTGGGCGCCGGCGAGGTGGGCCGCCGCAAGGCGCAGTCCCTGCTGGATTCCGGCGCGGGTGGCGTGACGGTCATCGACACGGCCGATCCCGGCCGGGACATGGCCTGGTTGCTTGAATGCGGCAAGGTGCGTTTCGAGCGCAGGGAATTCCGGGAGAGCGATCTGGACGGCGTTTTCATGGTCATTGCCTCCACGTCCAACCACGAGGTAAACCAGCGCATTGGCGCGCTGTGCGACGAGCGCGGCATCCTGTGCAACATCGCGGACCTGCCCGAGCAATGCAGCTTTATCGTTCCCGCCTCCATCAGGCGCGGGGATCTCACGGTGGCCATTTCCACGGCGGGCAGCAGTCCTGCCCTGGCCAAGCGGATCCGCAGGGAACTGCAGGAGAGTTTTGGCGATGAATATGCGCAGCTTCTTTCCATCATGGGTGCGTTGCGCCCCATGATGCTCGGCCTTGGACTCGAGACCAAGGAAAATACAGCCGTGTTCCGCCAGCTGGCGAACTCGAACCTGCTGGAGGTCCTGGCCTCGGGCGACCTTGACGCCGCCGCGGAAATTCTTAAGGAAACATTGCCTCCCTCGCTGCACGACAACATACCGGAGTTGCTGAATGGGATTGTTTGA
- the ccsA gene encoding cytochrome c biogenesis protein CcsA has product MGLFEILQIAIIGLYLLGTVLILTGTSMDNARLRKLAGGLAVVGFALHTLDIVWIFNQERGMALTEGNVYLSILAWSVLLIYFFFWWRFRLSFMGLTALPLALLLFLSSMALGSVRVAIPRELTVLFFSVHIGSLVLTLAVLTMSFGAALAFLHYNKKIKSKAGLRSLGKDTPSLTIFDRVNHLGVAIGFPLYTLGLFSSFVWYWITPDKTFSWDVMKISSLAVWFLFAFLFHQRILLGWKGRKPAVMMIIVFAAMVTSLLHHTITFRQMP; this is encoded by the coding sequence ATGGGATTGTTTGAGATTTTGCAGATCGCCATCATCGGGCTGTACCTGTTGGGCACCGTCCTGATCCTGACCGGCACGTCCATGGACAATGCACGGCTCAGGAAGCTTGCCGGGGGGCTGGCAGTGGTCGGTTTTGCCCTGCATACCCTCGATATCGTCTGGATTTTCAACCAGGAGCGCGGCATGGCCCTTACCGAGGGTAATGTCTACCTGAGCATCCTGGCCTGGAGCGTGCTGCTCATCTATTTCTTTTTTTGGTGGCGTTTCCGGCTGTCCTTCATGGGCCTGACCGCCCTGCCCCTGGCCCTGCTGCTGTTCCTTTCCTCCATGGCGCTGGGCAGCGTGCGCGTGGCCATCCCCCGGGAGCTGACCGTGCTGTTCTTCAGCGTGCATATCGGCAGCCTGGTGCTGACCCTGGCCGTCCTGACCATGTCCTTTGGTGCGGCCCTGGCGTTTCTGCACTACAACAAGAAGATCAAGTCCAAGGCCGGGCTCAGGAGCCTCGGCAAGGACACCCCGTCCCTGACCATCTTTGACAGGGTCAACCATCTGGGTGTGGCCATCGGGTTCCCGTTGTACACCTTGGGGCTTTTTTCCTCGTTCGTTTGGTACTGGATCACGCCGGACAAGACCTTTTCCTGGGACGTCATGAAGATTTCGTCCCTGGCGGTCTGGTTCCTGTTCGCGTTCCTGTTTCACCAGAGGATCCTGCTGGGATGGAAAGGCAGAAAGCCCGCCGTCATGATGATCATTGTCTTCGCGGCCATGGTCACCTCCCTGCTTCACCACACCATAACCTTCAGGCAGATGCCATGA
- a CDS encoding glycosyltransferase family 9 protein: MKHYLVIQIARFGDLIQTKRLVKTLLSRQDGEVHLCIDSSLKRLAELVYPETILHPIAAHGTGLNGEQAIQTMLMDNRKAFAAMRNTGFDEVYNLNFSPLNFRLAALFAPETVRGYRWQNGQEIISTWSQMAMRWSRQRRIAVNLVDFWGLYCTDAIAPEQVNPEATPKGGGIGVVLAGRESRRSLPPKLLAQISAAMSKGNQNSRLLLLGSVSERRAGEELLRELPEPVAANTENLAGKTNWDALLEIVGSLDRVLTPDTGTMHLAAHLGTPVNAFFLSSAWCFETGPYGLGHTVYQAVTHCLPCLETQACTNSLECLDGFLQPQFIRFLLTGKAEHAPCGITAYHTEVDDFGITYEPFAGEDPDAQQRREFRRFLARHVGKSREDGHHDHAFARQLYRDKDWLAEDIPGIPSPVFD, translated from the coding sequence ATGAAGCATTATCTTGTCATACAAATCGCCCGGTTCGGCGATCTCATCCAGACCAAACGTCTGGTAAAAACCCTGCTGTCCCGCCAGGACGGGGAGGTGCACCTGTGCATCGACAGCTCCCTGAAACGACTGGCGGAGCTGGTGTATCCCGAAACCATCCTCCATCCCATTGCGGCGCATGGAACGGGCCTGAACGGCGAACAGGCAATCCAGACCATGCTGATGGACAACCGCAAGGCCTTTGCCGCCATGCGGAACACAGGATTCGACGAAGTCTACAACCTGAATTTCTCGCCCCTCAATTTCCGCCTGGCCGCCTTGTTCGCCCCGGAAACCGTACGCGGCTACCGCTGGCAAAACGGACAGGAAATCATCTCCACTTGGTCCCAGATGGCCATGCGCTGGTCGCGGCAGCGCCGCATTGCCGTCAACCTCGTGGACTTCTGGGGCCTGTACTGTACGGACGCCATTGCCCCGGAACAGGTGAATCCCGAGGCAACCCCCAAGGGCGGGGGCATCGGGGTGGTGCTGGCGGGACGGGAATCGCGCCGTTCCCTGCCGCCCAAACTCCTGGCCCAAATTTCAGCTGCAATGTCAAAGGGTAACCAGAACTCTAGACTGCTCCTGCTGGGCAGCGTATCCGAACGCAGGGCAGGGGAGGAGCTCCTCCGGGAACTGCCCGAACCGGTCGCCGCCAATACCGAAAACCTGGCCGGGAAAACCAATTGGGACGCCCTGCTGGAGATTGTGGGCTCCCTTGACCGTGTGCTCACGCCGGACACGGGCACCATGCACCTGGCCGCACATCTGGGCACGCCGGTAAACGCCTTTTTCCTGTCCTCGGCATGGTGCTTCGAAACCGGCCCCTACGGGCTGGGACACACGGTTTACCAGGCCGTCACCCATTGCCTGCCGTGCCTGGAGACCCAGGCCTGCACCAATAGCCTGGAATGCCTGGACGGCTTCCTGCAGCCGCAATTCATACGATTCCTGCTCACGGGCAAGGCCGAACACGCCCCGTGCGGCATAACGGCCTATCATACGGAGGTGGATGATTTCGGCATAACCTACGAACCCTTTGCCGGAGAAGACCCGGATGCCCAGCAGCGCAGGGAGTTCCGGCGCTTCCTGGCCCGACACGTCGGGAAAAGCCGGGAAGACGGCCACCATGACCACGCCTTCGCCCGGCAGCTCTACCGCGACAAGGACTGGCTGGCCGAGGACATTCCCGGCATTCCGTCACCGGTATTCGATTGA
- the hemA gene encoding glutamyl-tRNA reductase, protein MNRKIFLIGLNHRTAGVDIREKYALTNVENFEEGLMANCPVRECMALSTCNRVEIVVVSQGVPEHEVLDSVLSHWAGACGGSPQVLVEHVYQHKGLDAVQHLFTVASSLDSLVMGEPQILGQLKDAYRNAVEKGTARTIVSRLLHKAFSVAKRVRTETAIASSAVSISFAAVELARKIFGDLKGTTAMLVGAGEMAELAATHLMNNGVQDLLIVNRTFARAKALADAMRGEPVQFEHLGERLHEADIVISSTGSPTTVIRAKDVKGVLKARKNRPMFFIDIAVPRDIDPDVNGLDNVYLYDIDDLKEVVEENMAQRQDEAVKAHAVVATETQTFGSWLQSLTLQPTIVDLVNKSEDVARQELEKTLKRLGNVDAQTRKALETLVLSVGRKVLHEPICFLKRRGQEQHAAERFIDITRRMFNLDDEVVPPGAHMDRKQGTGDACSPEDVESFIEASKKEQ, encoded by the coding sequence ATGAACCGGAAGATATTCCTGATCGGACTCAATCATAGGACCGCCGGGGTCGATATTCGCGAGAAGTACGCCCTCACCAACGTGGAGAACTTCGAGGAAGGCCTCATGGCCAACTGTCCCGTGCGGGAATGTATGGCCCTCTCCACCTGCAACCGGGTGGAGATCGTGGTGGTTTCCCAGGGCGTTCCCGAGCACGAGGTGCTGGATTCGGTGCTTTCCCACTGGGCGGGAGCCTGCGGCGGCAGCCCCCAGGTGCTTGTGGAGCATGTGTACCAGCACAAGGGTCTGGATGCGGTGCAGCACTTGTTTACCGTGGCCTCCAGCCTGGATTCCCTGGTCATGGGCGAGCCGCAGATTCTGGGCCAGCTCAAGGACGCCTACCGCAATGCCGTGGAAAAGGGCACGGCGCGCACGATCGTCAGCCGTCTGCTGCACAAGGCTTTTTCCGTTGCCAAGCGGGTGCGCACCGAAACGGCCATAGCCTCCAGTGCGGTGTCCATCAGCTTTGCCGCCGTGGAGCTGGCCAGGAAGATTTTCGGCGACCTGAAAGGCACCACGGCCATGCTTGTGGGGGCCGGGGAAATGGCTGAACTGGCCGCCACCCACCTCATGAACAACGGTGTGCAGGACCTGCTTATCGTCAACCGCACCTTTGCCCGGGCCAAGGCCCTGGCCGATGCCATGCGGGGCGAGCCCGTCCAGTTCGAGCACCTGGGCGAACGCCTGCACGAGGCGGACATCGTCATCAGCTCCACCGGGTCCCCCACCACCGTGATCCGGGCCAAGGACGTGAAGGGCGTGCTCAAGGCGCGCAAGAACAGGCCCATGTTTTTCATCGACATCGCGGTGCCGCGCGATATCGACCCGGACGTCAACGGTCTGGACAACGTGTACCTCTACGACATCGACGACCTGAAGGAAGTGGTGGAGGAAAACATGGCCCAGCGCCAGGACGAGGCCGTCAAGGCCCACGCCGTGGTGGCTACCGAGACCCAAACCTTCGGCAGCTGGCTTCAGTCCCTGACCCTCCAGCCCACCATCGTGGACCTGGTGAACAAGAGCGAGGATGTGGCCCGCCAGGAGCTGGAAAAGACCTTGAAACGGTTGGGCAATGTGGATGCGCAGACACGAAAGGCGCTGGAAACGCTGGTGCTTTCCGTCGGGCGCAAGGTGTTGCATGAACCCATCTGTTTCCTGAAGCGGCGCGGTCAGGAACAGCATGCCGCGGAAAGGTTCATCGACATCACCCGCCGCATGTTCAACCTCGACGACGAGGTGGTGCCGCCCGGCGCGCACATGGACCGCAAGCAGGGTACCGGGGACGCGTGCAGTCCCGAAGATGTCGAAAGTTTTATTGAAGCATCGAAAAAGGAACAATAA
- the secF gene encoding protein translocase subunit SecF: MGLQFIKPDTNIDFIGFRKIAFIISILVILAGVGSLILKGGPKYGIDFAGGMIVQVKTDNPVEVKELKEALKEVELPGMVVQSFGQEGDNEYLIRTSSSDITSAEVRDQVSSALSANLKNAKYEIQRLEMVGPKVGADLRSKALEAMFYAVLFIAIYISGRFEQRWMAAAIMAGGLIGGQWVLGFTGLDIGWTIIGMLFITVGLCWYLRLNYALGAVVALIHDVMITVGIFSILGKEFDLTIIAALLTIIGYSLNDTIIVFDRIRENIKGQDKANFGSLINKSINQTLSRTILTSGTTLLVVLSLFVLGGGVIHDFALALLIGIGVGTYSSIFVASPILLGFGPATIEEEGDKATA, from the coding sequence ATGGGACTGCAATTCATCAAGCCTGATACCAATATCGACTTTATCGGTTTCAGGAAAATCGCCTTCATCATATCCATCCTGGTCATTCTGGCCGGGGTAGGGTCCCTGATCCTCAAGGGCGGCCCCAAATACGGCATCGACTTTGCCGGGGGCATGATCGTCCAGGTCAAGACGGACAACCCCGTCGAGGTCAAGGAACTCAAGGAAGCCCTCAAGGAAGTGGAGCTGCCCGGCATGGTCGTGCAGAGCTTCGGCCAGGAGGGGGACAACGAATACCTGATCCGCACCTCCTCCTCGGACATCACCTCCGCGGAAGTGCGCGACCAGGTTTCCTCCGCATTGAGCGCCAACCTCAAGAACGCCAAGTACGAAATCCAGCGCCTGGAAATGGTCGGCCCCAAGGTGGGCGCAGACCTTCGCTCCAAGGCGCTTGAGGCCATGTTCTACGCGGTGCTGTTCATCGCCATCTACATCTCCGGCCGTTTCGAACAGCGCTGGATGGCAGCCGCCATCATGGCCGGCGGCCTGATCGGCGGGCAGTGGGTCCTGGGCTTCACCGGGCTGGACATCGGCTGGACCATCATAGGCATGCTGTTCATCACCGTGGGCCTGTGCTGGTACCTGCGCCTCAACTACGCGCTGGGCGCGGTGGTGGCGCTCATCCACGACGTGATGATCACCGTCGGCATCTTCTCCATCCTGGGCAAGGAGTTCGACCTGACCATCATCGCAGCGCTGCTGACCATCATCGGTTACTCGCTCAACGACACCATCATCGTCTTTGACCGCATCCGCGAGAACATCAAAGGCCAGGACAAGGCGAACTTCGGCTCGCTCATCAACAAGAGCATCAACCAGACCCTGTCGCGCACCATCCTGACCTCCGGCACAACCCTGCTGGTGGTGCTGAGCCTGTTCGTGCTCGGCGGCGGCGTGATCCACGACTTTGCCCTGGCGCTGCTCATCGGCATCGGCGTGGGTACCTATTCCTCCATCTTCGTGGCCAGCCCGATCCTGCTCGGATTCGGCCCCGCCACCATTGAGGAGGAAGGGGACAAGGCGACCGCCTAA
- a CDS encoding kinase inhibitor codes for MRKQSFIPLMAIMAVILASFFSQALAAGFTLASPDIAEGRKLDMQHVLNGFGCAGKNISPALTWKNAPEGTKSFAVTVYDPDAPTGSGWWHWVVFNIPSSVGKLPAGAGNDPELLPTGAIQGRTDFGAPGYGGACPPQGHGDHRYVFTVYALDVPSLDIPADSSGAMVGFFLNAHALEKASITATFGR; via the coding sequence ATGCGAAAACAATCGTTCATTCCCCTGATGGCCATCATGGCCGTCATCCTCGCCAGCTTCTTCAGCCAGGCCCTTGCGGCGGGCTTCACTCTTGCCAGCCCAGACATCGCGGAAGGGCGGAAACTGGACATGCAACACGTGCTCAACGGGTTCGGGTGCGCGGGGAAAAACATCTCCCCGGCCCTGACCTGGAAAAACGCGCCCGAGGGCACGAAAAGCTTTGCAGTGACGGTGTACGACCCGGACGCGCCAACGGGCAGCGGGTGGTGGCATTGGGTGGTCTTCAACATCCCGAGCAGCGTAGGAAAACTTCCGGCAGGAGCGGGCAATGATCCCGAACTGCTTCCAACGGGAGCAATCCAGGGCAGAACGGATTTCGGCGCGCCCGGGTATGGCGGCGCCTGCCCGCCGCAGGGGCATGGGGATCACCGATACGTCTTCACGGTGTATGCCCTGGATGTTCCGTCCCTGGACATTCCCGCGGACAGTTCCGGAGCCATGGTGGGATTTTTCCTGAATGCCCACGCCCTTGAAAAGGCATCCATAACGGCGACCTTCGGCAGATAG
- the tilS gene encoding tRNA lysidine(34) synthetase TilS encodes MLPPATLQDLPPKWAHFCLGIEKFLNRELGLDLAGKTVLAAFSGGIDSTALLLVFKYLCLKNNGTLVAAHLDHGLRKESRADADHARALCKALGVDCVVEAADVASLASERGVGVEEAGREARYAFFARVMAKRKADCLAVGHHLDDLCEDVLMRLTRGVGWPALSGMEGHDPRRSLVRPFLLTPKARLRAFLEALRVQWREDASNEDLSYKRNRVRHSILPLFLEENPNFPETVARMWKMGRMDADYWDRSVSASDTGSELLSKTLLDESHSSLRLRMYKRRLDALGPGQVLADSLLKLDFAWVEKRLGAVFQFPGEKIAKVTVNGVLFGFKR; translated from the coding sequence ATGCTGCCCCCTGCCACCCTGCAGGACCTTCCGCCGAAGTGGGCGCATTTCTGCCTGGGCATCGAGAAGTTCCTCAATCGGGAGCTGGGCCTGGATCTGGCCGGAAAGACCGTGCTTGCCGCCTTTTCCGGCGGAATCGATTCCACCGCCCTGCTCCTGGTCTTCAAGTATCTTTGCCTCAAGAACAACGGCACGCTCGTCGCCGCCCATCTCGACCACGGACTTCGCAAGGAGTCCCGGGCCGACGCCGACCATGCCCGCGCGCTGTGCAAGGCCTTGGGCGTGGACTGCGTGGTCGAGGCAGCCGATGTGGCCTCCCTGGCTTCCGAACGGGGCGTCGGCGTGGAAGAGGCTGGCCGCGAGGCGCGCTATGCGTTTTTTGCGCGCGTGATGGCGAAAAGGAAGGCCGATTGCCTTGCCGTGGGGCATCACCTGGACGATTTGTGCGAAGATGTGCTCATGCGGCTGACCCGCGGCGTGGGCTGGCCCGCCCTTTCCGGCATGGAGGGGCATGATCCCCGGCGTTCGCTGGTGCGTCCATTCCTGCTCACGCCCAAGGCGCGCCTGCGGGCCTTCCTGGAAGCCCTCCGGGTGCAGTGGCGAGAGGATGCTTCCAACGAGGACCTGAGCTACAAGCGCAACCGGGTGCGCCATTCCATCCTTCCCCTTTTCCTTGAAGAGAACCCCAATTTCCCCGAGACCGTGGCCCGCATGTGGAAAATGGGCCGCATGGACGCGGATTATTGGGACCGTTCCGTCAGCGCCTCGGACACAGGCTCCGAACTGCTGTCGAAAACGTTGCTGGACGAGTCGCACAGCTCCCTGCGGCTGCGCATGTACAAGCGGCGTCTCGACGCTCTGGGGCCGGGGCAGGTCCTGGCCGATTCCTTGCTCAAACTCGACTTTGCCTGGGTTGAAAAACGTCTGGGAGCGGTGTTTCAATTTCCCGGCGAAAAGATTGCAAAAGTTACCGTAAACGGGGTTCTTTTCGGGTTCAAACGTTGA